GAGCATCGAGCAGATCGACCATGCGCTCTTGCGCATCGAGCAGAAGCTGCTGTCCAGCGGAATGCGCGAGATCGAATCCACCAAGGTCGGCGAACTTGTGATGCGCGAGCTCAAGCGCATGGACAAGGTGGCGTACGTGCGCTTTGCCTCCGTGTATCGCAGCTTCGAGGACGTGGACGAGTTCCGGCAGTTGCTCCGAGACATCTGACTTTCTGACAAAAGCTCGCCGCCGTCGTCAGATGGCGCCAGAGTCCCGGGCTCAACGGCTCGACGACGCCGCCCAGCGGCCCCTTCTTCTCCCCCTCTGCCTCCCAGAATCGCCGGCTGAGTCGCCATCCCGGCGGCCTCTTTGCTGGAGTCAGTGGTGCAGTCGAGTATTCAACCGCGCAGGCGAGCATCGGGCTTTTCTCTGATCGAGGTGCTCGTCGCACTGCTGGTACTTTCATTTGGCTTGCTGGGCATGGTGGGCTTGCAGGCAATGGCCTTGCAGAACAACCGCGAAGCCCGCCTGCAATCAGTCGCCGTTGATCTCGCACGCGAACTGGCCGAGATGATGCGCGGCAACAAGAACGTCGCGATGCTGGACGCCTCCAATCCCTACATCGGCGATTTCTCTTCCGCCCCGCTGGCTCCGGCGACGACATCCTCCTGTTTGTCAGTCGGCTCATCGTGCGCCAATACAACGCTGGTAGCCAACGCCGAAATGACAGACTGGCTAGCCCGCGTGGGGGAAGACCTTCCCGGCGCACGGGTCAAGATCTGTTCAGACACGGCGCCGTACACAGGCGACGGATTGCCGCAGTGGGATTGCACGGCAGGTGCAACGAACGATCTTCTTGTCATCAAGATCGGCTGGAGCCACTTGTCCACCAATGCCGCGGAGCAAAGCCGGACCATCCGCGCGACCGCAGCACGCGATGAAAACCGGCCAGGCGTGATCGTGCCTGTTACTGCTGGCAGCACCACGCTATGAAGCACGCAACCCGCTTTCGCTCCCTTCAAGGGCGCCGTCCGCTGACTGGCATGACGCTCGTCGAATTGCTCGTTGCCATGGTGGTGGGCCTGCTGATCGTCTTGGCGGCGACTTCTGCACTGCTCGCTGCGCGCCGCGGCTTTACCACTGTCGATTCGGCTTCGCAGTTGCGTGACAACGCCCGCTTCGCCACCAGCCTCATCCAACGTCTTGCGGTTCAGGCTGGCTACCGAGACGTATCCAATGTCGCAACGAAACGCAGCGCCACTGTTGGATCGGGTGCCAGCGCGCTGCCCTATGTGTTTGGTTTCGACAATGCCCTGGCAAGCAGGACTTCACTGGACAACGGTAGCCCGAGGCCTTCGGGTTCCTTCGGCGATGTTCTCGTCCTGCGCTTCCAACCCACCGAAACCTTTCCTGGCTCGGGGAAGGCAGATTCGGGGATGATCGATTGCGCCGGGCAGCCAGCCGACACGCCAGCGAGCAACCGCGACGACGCGCGAACCAGCGTGTTCTTCGTGGACATGTCCAACGACGGCGAGCCCGCGCTGAAATGCTATCGCTCCGACACAGGTTCACCACCTTTCGATTCAGCAGTGACGCTGATCCGCGGCGTCGAAAATTTTCAAGTGCTGTACGGCGTTGATGGCGTCAATCCCGGGACGGCTATCGACCCCGCAGACACCGCCCGGACACCGGACACTGTGCCCGATAGCTACATCCGTGCCAATGAGTTCGAGGTCGCAGGCGATGCCGCAGCCACCCGCGCCAACTGGCGACGGGTGCGCAGCCTGCGTATCGGACTTGTCTTGCGCAGCGACGCCGCATCCACTCAAAAATCCGAAGCGCGGACATTTTTCCCTCTTGGTAGTGCCAGCTTTGCATCAACTGGCGACGTCGGCAGCCAGTATCAGGCGCCGGTCGATGGCAGGCTGAGGCAAGTTGTGAGCTTCACGGTCCATCTGCGCAACGACCAGGGGGAGTAAACATGAAGCTACCTTTGCAAGCTCGATGCACGAGCCGCCAGAGCGGCGCTTCCTTGATCGTGGTGCTGCTGATCCTGATCGTCGTTTCGATCCTCGGAGTCGGTGGTGCGCAGATTGCCCTCTTGGCCGAGCGCGGCGCACGCAACGACCGCGATATGCAGATGGCTTGGCAAGCTGCGGAGGCGGCGCTGCAAGACGCGGAATTCGACATCCACGGACCTGGCACCGGCAATCGCAGCGCTGTTCTGGGTTCGCTTCAGAACACAAATGTGTTCGTCGCCGACTGTGGAACCAACGTGACCTCGGGGGGCATCAGCACGCTGGGATTGTGCGAACTCGCCATGAGCGGAAAGCCGGCTTGGCAAAAGGTGAATTTCGCCGTCACCGGCAGCAATGCGAAAACCGTCGAGTTCGGCCGTTTCACCGGCCGGAGCTTCGCAGCCAACAACACCAGTGTCCCCAATGGCATAGAGCCCTTCCAAGCACCTCGCTATGTGATCGAGCCCATTCCCGATCCCGGCGAACGGGATCTTTCCTCGGTCAACAAATATGTCTTCCGAGTGACGGCCATGGGATTCGGACCCCGCGATGACATTCAGGCAGTGACTCAGATCATCTATAGAAACTAGCGTAGGGACTCTCATGCTCATGTTCGACCATCTCTGTAATTCCGGGCACTGGCTGCAGAAATTCCTGCGCACACGCCGACGCCTGCTGGCGTGGCTGTCGCTTCCCTGTGTCGCCCTTGCCATTTCGCTTGTCGTGCATAGCCAGACGGCTCCGCCTGCCATTCCGCCCGTGGCGCTTGCGGACGACCCTTTGTACGCGACCGGCACGAGAGAGAAGCCGACCATGGCCTTGGCTCTTTCCGTGGAGTGGCCGACCGCGGGTGCGCAGTACCTCGGTGCGCCAAACAGTACACTCGACACTACCTACACCCCTAGCA
Above is a window of Variovorax sp. RA8 DNA encoding:
- the pilV gene encoding type IV pilus modification protein PilV — encoded protein: MQSSIQPRRRASGFSLIEVLVALLVLSFGLLGMVGLQAMALQNNREARLQSVAVDLARELAEMMRGNKNVAMLDASNPYIGDFSSAPLAPATTSSCLSVGSSCANTTLVANAEMTDWLARVGEDLPGARVKICSDTAPYTGDGLPQWDCTAGATNDLLVIKIGWSHLSTNAAEQSRTIRATAARDENRPGVIVPVTAGSTTL
- a CDS encoding PilW family protein, with the protein product MTLVELLVAMVVGLLIVLAATSALLAARRGFTTVDSASQLRDNARFATSLIQRLAVQAGYRDVSNVATKRSATVGSGASALPYVFGFDNALASRTSLDNGSPRPSGSFGDVLVLRFQPTETFPGSGKADSGMIDCAGQPADTPASNRDDARTSVFFVDMSNDGEPALKCYRSDTGSPPFDSAVTLIRGVENFQVLYGVDGVNPGTAIDPADTARTPDTVPDSYIRANEFEVAGDAAATRANWRRVRSLRIGLVLRSDAASTQKSEARTFFPLGSASFASTGDVGSQYQAPVDGRLRQVVSFTVHLRNDQGE
- a CDS encoding pilus assembly PilX family protein, producing MKLPLQARCTSRQSGASLIVVLLILIVVSILGVGGAQIALLAERGARNDRDMQMAWQAAEAALQDAEFDIHGPGTGNRSAVLGSLQNTNVFVADCGTNVTSGGISTLGLCELAMSGKPAWQKVNFAVTGSNAKTVEFGRFTGRSFAANNTSVPNGIEPFQAPRYVIEPIPDPGERDLSSVNKYVFRVTAMGFGPRDDIQAVTQIIYRN